In the Desulfuromonadaceae bacterium genome, one interval contains:
- a CDS encoding peptidylprolyl isomerase: MATAKTGDRVRINFTGTLEDGTIFDTTYADDCSVDDCIDDDCGCETGPMEITIGEEEFFILVEQELIGMAPGEKKTIIVPPEEAFGEYDEENILTLERDQFPDDLVPAVDMDLELNDEDGDSFVATVIELDDKTVTLDANHPLAGETLTFEIELIDIINTVH; this comes from the coding sequence ATGGCAACAGCAAAAACGGGAGATCGGGTACGTATCAACTTTACCGGCACCCTGGAAGACGGAACTATTTTTGACACCACCTACGCAGACGACTGCTCAGTGGATGACTGCATCGATGACGACTGCGGTTGCGAAACAGGACCGATGGAGATAACCATCGGCGAAGAAGAATTTTTTATTCTCGTTGAGCAGGAATTGATCGGCATGGCTCCGGGAGAAAAAAAGACGATCATTGTTCCGCCGGAAGAGGCTTTCGGCGAGTACGACGAAGAAAATATTCTTACCCTGGAACGTGATCAATTCCCTGACGATCTGGTTCCGGCCGTCGATATGGACCTTGAGTTGAACGACGAGGACGGCGACAGCTTTGTGGCAACCGTCATTGAGCTTGACGACAAGACAGTGACCCTGGATGCCAACCACCCCCTCGCCGGCGAAACCCTGACTTTTGAGATTGAACTGATCGACATCATAAACACCGTCCACTGA